The following are encoded in a window of Anoplopoma fimbria isolate UVic2021 breed Golden Eagle Sablefish chromosome 3, Afim_UVic_2022, whole genome shotgun sequence genomic DNA:
- the c3h5orf22 gene encoding UPF0489 protein C5orf22 homolog isoform X2, which translates to MSCVPLKRSYKELPVWIVEDHHDVVGHIYRAIASRHLPLKNIKMIHLDSHPDLLIPVNMSADTVFDKEKLFSELSIENWIMPMVYAGHVSCVSWLHPYWAQQIREGEHRMAVGRDSSTSTIRVTSTDNYFLSDGLYLSEKQLENSKPFRLNVVKVNPVQPSHGSPTGKKTGDDTERWFAKKPRTECSKAGEASCSEPLSRCTDLLQQGEGSNMSSLGDDDDEEGSTTYVVKIISAILSETDPYILDIDLDFFSCKNPFKELYTQEEYDILKELYNFRGPSPDPDEEELDECVDRRVHQLEDLEAAFADLLEDDGEETVTRWASNPGMAPLAKLVSSLKSRNLCPDYEMVHQAGLTCDTVELPHHISTDEEIDRLISAVQLFLKAVPKPTLVTMSRSSLDEYCPVEQVDFVQSRVLAVLEGLYGPLDVHKDYENSSIETQDCQPKAS; encoded by the exons ATGAGCTGTGTGCCGCTGAAGAGGTCCTACAAGGAGCTGCCGGTGTGGATAGTGGAGGACCACCACGAT GTGGTGGGCCATATTTATCGTGCCATTGCATCAAGACACCTTCCACTGAAGAACATAAAGATGATTCATTTAGACTCCCATCCTGATCTGCTCATCCCCGTCAACATGTCTGCTGACACAGTGTTTGATAAGGAGAAACTCTTCAG tgagtTGAGTATAGAAAACTGGATCATGCCCATGGTTTATGCTGGCCATGTGTCATGTGTGTCGTGGCTGCATCCATACTGGGCCCAGCAGATCAGAGAGGGGGAGCACAGGATGGCTGTAGGAAGagactcctccacctccaccatcag GGTGACCAGTACAGACAACTACTTCCTCAGTGATGGTCTGTATCTGTCAGAGAAGCAGTTGGAGAACTCCAAACCTTTCAGGCTGAATGTAGTCAAAGTCAATCCTGTTCAACCAAGTCACGGATCACCTACAG GAAAGAAAACTGGAGATGACACAGAGAGATGGTTTGCCAAGAAACCCCGTACAGAATGCAGTAAAGCTGGGGAGGCCAGCTGCTCTGAGCCCCTCTCTAGATGTACTGACTTACTGCAACAGGGAGAGGGCAGCAACATGTCAAGCttgggtgatgatgatgacgaggAAGGATCCACCACTTACgttgttaaaataatttctgctaTTCTTAGTGAGACAGACCCATACATCTTGGACATTGATTTGGATTTCTTCTCATGTAAGAATCCCTTCAAGGAATTATACACACAG GAAGAGTACGACATCCTTAAGGAGCTCTACAACTTCAGAGGACCCAGCCCTGATCCTGACGAG gaggagctggatgaGTGTGTGGATCGCCGCGTACATCAGTTAGAAGACCTAGAAGCAGCATTTGCTGATCTGCTGGAGGACGATGGGGAAGAGACGGTTACACGCTGGGCCAGCAACCCTGG CATGGCTCCATTAGCCAAACTGGTTTCCAGTTTGAAGTCAAGAAATCTGTGCCCTGATTATGAAATG GTCCATCAGGCAGGGCTGACCTGTGATACCGTTGAGCTGCCTCACCACATCAGCACTGATGAGGAGATCGACAGACTAATCTCAGCAGTACAGCTGTTTCTGAAGGCTGTGCCCAAACCTACACTGGTTACTATGTCCAG gtccAGTCTAGATGAATACTGTCCGGTCGAGCAGGTGGATTTTGTCCAGAGCAGAGTTCTGGCTGTGTTGGAGGGCCTGTATGGACCACTGGACGTTCACAAAGACTACGAA
- the c3h5orf22 gene encoding UPF0489 protein C5orf22 homolog isoform X1, with protein sequence MHAVSDGHGNTWPRYPALHQYNGHNEGSNAEVVGHIYRAIASRHLPLKNIKMIHLDSHPDLLIPVNMSADTVFDKEKLFSELSIENWIMPMVYAGHVSCVSWLHPYWAQQIREGEHRMAVGRDSSTSTIRVTSTDNYFLSDGLYLSEKQLENSKPFRLNVVKVNPVQPSHGSPTGKKTGDDTERWFAKKPRTECSKAGEASCSEPLSRCTDLLQQGEGSNMSSLGDDDDEEGSTTYVVKIISAILSETDPYILDIDLDFFSCKNPFKELYTQEEYDILKELYNFRGPSPDPDEEELDECVDRRVHQLEDLEAAFADLLEDDGEETVTRWASNPGMAPLAKLVSSLKSRNLCPDYEMVHQAGLTCDTVELPHHISTDEEIDRLISAVQLFLKAVPKPTLVTMSRSSLDEYCPVEQVDFVQSRVLAVLEGLYGPLDVHKDYENSSIETQDCQPKAS encoded by the exons ATGCACGCAGTATCTGATGGTCATGGAAACACATGGCCACGTTACCCAGCGCTCCACCAGTACAACGGACATAATGAGGGTTCAAACGCCGAG GTGGTGGGCCATATTTATCGTGCCATTGCATCAAGACACCTTCCACTGAAGAACATAAAGATGATTCATTTAGACTCCCATCCTGATCTGCTCATCCCCGTCAACATGTCTGCTGACACAGTGTTTGATAAGGAGAAACTCTTCAG tgagtTGAGTATAGAAAACTGGATCATGCCCATGGTTTATGCTGGCCATGTGTCATGTGTGTCGTGGCTGCATCCATACTGGGCCCAGCAGATCAGAGAGGGGGAGCACAGGATGGCTGTAGGAAGagactcctccacctccaccatcag GGTGACCAGTACAGACAACTACTTCCTCAGTGATGGTCTGTATCTGTCAGAGAAGCAGTTGGAGAACTCCAAACCTTTCAGGCTGAATGTAGTCAAAGTCAATCCTGTTCAACCAAGTCACGGATCACCTACAG GAAAGAAAACTGGAGATGACACAGAGAGATGGTTTGCCAAGAAACCCCGTACAGAATGCAGTAAAGCTGGGGAGGCCAGCTGCTCTGAGCCCCTCTCTAGATGTACTGACTTACTGCAACAGGGAGAGGGCAGCAACATGTCAAGCttgggtgatgatgatgacgaggAAGGATCCACCACTTACgttgttaaaataatttctgctaTTCTTAGTGAGACAGACCCATACATCTTGGACATTGATTTGGATTTCTTCTCATGTAAGAATCCCTTCAAGGAATTATACACACAG GAAGAGTACGACATCCTTAAGGAGCTCTACAACTTCAGAGGACCCAGCCCTGATCCTGACGAG gaggagctggatgaGTGTGTGGATCGCCGCGTACATCAGTTAGAAGACCTAGAAGCAGCATTTGCTGATCTGCTGGAGGACGATGGGGAAGAGACGGTTACACGCTGGGCCAGCAACCCTGG CATGGCTCCATTAGCCAAACTGGTTTCCAGTTTGAAGTCAAGAAATCTGTGCCCTGATTATGAAATG GTCCATCAGGCAGGGCTGACCTGTGATACCGTTGAGCTGCCTCACCACATCAGCACTGATGAGGAGATCGACAGACTAATCTCAGCAGTACAGCTGTTTCTGAAGGCTGTGCCCAAACCTACACTGGTTACTATGTCCAG gtccAGTCTAGATGAATACTGTCCGGTCGAGCAGGTGGATTTTGTCCAGAGCAGAGTTCTGGCTGTGTTGGAGGGCCTGTATGGACCACTGGACGTTCACAAAGACTACGAA